CAGGCGCCACCCGCGGGCGACGCGCCATCCGGGGGCGCATACCACGTCTACCGGGAAGAGCCCGGCGGTCCCGGCCCGGCCCGGGTCACGCGCTTCCCGGTCCAGGGGACCCGCTACGTGGACCTGGATGTCCAGACCGAGCGCCGGTACCGCTACACGGTCCGGGCGGTGGTGGGAGAAGGTCCGGGCGCGCGGGAGAGCGAGCCGGCCGGGCCGGCCGAGGCGGTTCCCGAGGACCGGACGCCGCCCGCGCCGCCGCGGAATCTCACCGCCGTGCGGGAAGCGGACGCGATCCGCCTGCGCTGGGCGGCGAGCCCCGAGCCGGACCTGCTCGGGTACCGGGTGTACCGCCGGGCCCTCCCCGACGGCCGCCGGGTCCTGCTCACCGCCACTCCGGTTCCCGACCCGGAGTACCTCGACCGCCCCCCGCCCGGCCTCGTGGCCTATACGGTCACGGCGGTGGACCGGTCCCGTCGGGGCAACGAGAGCATCCCCGCCGCAGAGGTGCGAGCCGGCCCATGAGGGCGGTTGCCTCCGGAGCTGCTTTGCCGTTGACAGCTTCCTCCGGCGCCGCCTAGACTGCGGTCAGCCCCCACAATCTATCTGCCCAGCCACCGGGGGAAGCACGATGCCCCGGGATCAGGCTTCTGGATTATCTCTCCACGCTCCCGTTGACCATGCGTGCGGGCACCGGGGGCGTTTCCGTATTCGGGGGCCACCCCCCCAGTGTTCTGCCCGCAAAACCGAACCGACGTTCTGATCTCAGACCTCTTGGAGTTACGTGGAGGGAGGAGAGGTCGTGAATATCAAGAAGCTAGCGATGGCGGCAGGAGTATGCGCTGTAGCGGTGCTTATGGGTGTGCCCTCGGTAGAGGCGCAGTTTTCACTGTTTGGCTCCGCCACCGAGGTGATTGGTGGGATCGGGAATACACGGGCTGTCGAACTGACATCGAGGTGCACGTTTACAGGCTCCCCACCCTCATGCGACACCAGCGGCCCGACATTTACCTTCTCGGGTGTGAACTTCCAATCGTTCACGCCCCTGACGTTCGCCGGCATCTCCCAACTGAGCGCCGACTTCAATGTTGGGGCCACGGATTGCGGCGGCGGCTCACCCCGTTTCCAGATCAACATCGATATCGACGGCGACGGAGTGTCGGACGGAAATGTGTTCGTGTACCTCGGGCCTTCACCCAACTTCACGGGATGCCTCTTCGGCTGGCAGAGCACAGGGAATCTGATCGGGAACACCGACGCGGGCAGGTATGATGCTACCCAGTTCGCTGCGTCAGGGGGTCAGCTCGGGACATATGCGCAGGCAGTAGCTGCTCTCGGGAATTTCCCTGTCGTGGGCATTCAGCTCGTCGTTGATAGCGGATGGTTCACAGGGCCCAGGGGCCAGGCGATCCAGGTTGACAACATCAGGATTAACACCACCGTACTGAAGTGAAGCGCACCACGCGGCACGCATCACACGGGCGCCGGGGGTGTCCTCGGCGCCCGTGGTGTTTCTTCCGGGCGTGCACGGAGGGCCGCCATCGCCTGGGCCTTGGCGCGAGGGCCGAGATGAGTGTCAGCGCAGGAAGGCGGTCCAGAGGGCGAGGGCGAAGCCGAGGGCCGTGAGGGCGATGATGGCCGCAGCCGCCAACTGGTGGGCGCCCCGTTCCGGCTTCCGGTCGCTGTGGCCCAGCGCGGCTGCGGCCAGGTAGCCGCCGGCGAAGCCTCCCGCGTGGGCGAAGTTGTTCACGCCGGCCATCAGGAACCCCAGGACGAAAAGGACCAGGGCCCACTGGCCGTACTGCCGGAGGATCGCCACGCCAAAGGTCCCGCCGCGACTCCGGCCGTAGCAGACCATGGCGCCGAGCAGGCCGAAGATTGCCCCCGAGGCCCCGATGGTGAACGGCACCCCGACCCCGTTCGACACCACGAAGCCCAGCACCCCTCCCGCCGTGAAGATCAGGATGAGCCGCGAGCGCCCGTAGAGTTCCCCGACCATGGGAGCGAGCTGATTGACCCAGAGCACGTTGAACAGGAGATGCAGGAGACTCCCGTGCAGGTAGATGGCCGTGAAGAGAGTCCACCACCGCCCGAGGGCCCAGGCGGCGGCGCCGGTCATGCCGAGGGCATCGAGGGCGCCCCCACCCGGCGCGAGGATGCTGAGGGGTCCCCGGAGCCGCAGGGCGGCGCGGACATCCAGGAGCAGGGAGAGCGCGTAGGCGGCGATGCAGACCGCGGTGACGACGCGGGCGAAGCTGAGCTGGCCGACGAGGCGCGTGAGGCTGGGCCCGAACCCCCAGAGCCCGGGGTTCCGCTGCCCGCAGTAAAAGCAGACGGGCGCCTGCACGCTGTTGAGCTTCCCGCAGGAAGGGCAGAGGCTGGAGCCGGAGGTCTGACGGAACACGCTGGGCCCTCTCTGGCCGCCGCCAGGGCCCCGGCGAGCGAGGGCCGCGCGTCAGGCGGATGGGGGGCGGTCCCCTCGGTCCTCCGCGCGCTCCTGCTCCGGGGGCGCCTTCTCCCTCCCCCGGATGAGCCGCTCCATCCGCGAGAGGACATCGGCGGTCTTCTCCCTCACCCCCTCGGTGGTGGACGTGAGCGAGTC
This genomic interval from Candidatus Methylomirabilis sp. contains the following:
- a CDS encoding rhomboid family intramembrane serine protease yields the protein MFRQTSGSSLCPSCGKLNSVQAPVCFYCGQRNPGLWGFGPSLTRLVGQLSFARVVTAVCIAAYALSLLLDVRAALRLRGPLSILAPGGGALDALGMTGAAAWALGRWWTLFTAIYLHGSLLHLLFNVLWVNQLAPMVGELYGRSRLILIFTAGGVLGFVVSNGVGVPFTIGASGAIFGLLGAMVCYGRSRGGTFGVAILRQYGQWALVLFVLGFLMAGVNNFAHAGGFAGGYLAAAALGHSDRKPERGAHQLAAAAIIALTALGFALALWTAFLR